The sequence below is a genomic window from Flagellimonas marinaquae.
CGTTCCTTGCATTTCGGGTGGGCATAACACAATCGAACATGTCCACTCCTAACGCAATATTCTCCAATATATTGATCGGTGTACCAACACCCATCAAATATCTTGGTTTATCTTCTGGTAAAATATCGCAGACCAATTCTGCCATTTCGTACATTTCCTCTGCAGGCTCTCCCACGGATAAACCACCAATCGCATTTCCTTCCGCTCCTACGGAAGCAATGTATTCCGCCGATTGTTTTCTTAGGTCTTTATACGTGGAACCCTGCACAATGGGAAAAAAACTTTGGGTATAATCATAGCTGTACGGCAGTTTTTCCAGATGATTGATGCATCTGTCCAACCATCGGTGCGTCATGTGCATAGATCGCTTCGCGTATTGGTAATCGCAAGGATAGGGTGTGCATTCATCAAAAGCCATGATAATGTCGGCGCCAATGGTCCGCTGTATCTCCATTACATTTTCAGGTGTAAAAAAGTGGTTGGATCCATCTATATGGGATTTAAATTTTACGCCTTCCTCTTTTATTTTTCTGTTGTCCGATAGTGAGTATACTTGGTAGCCACCACTATCCGTCAATATAGGCCTGTCCCAACCCATAAATTTATGGAGTCCCCCTGCCTCTTTCAATATGGTGGTTTTGGGTCTTAAATAAAGGTGATACGTATTCCCCAGGATAATATCGGGGTTTATCTCGTCCCTTAATTCTCGCTGGTGCACGCCCTTTACGGTGGCAACCGTTCCTACGGGCATAAAAATAGGGGTCTGTATAGTTCCATGGTCAGTTTCAAGTTTACCTGCCCTGGCCTTGGTCTTGCTATCCGTTTGTAATAGGGTAAAATCCAATTGTTTGTTTTAAAACCGCAAATATAACCAACTCAGTTTCGCCAATCCTTAACAAAAAAATAAAGTTTCCAACCGCATATATGCCGACCATTGTGTTTTAGGCACTTGTTTTCCACAAATAATGCCAGTACATTTGATGCTTAAATTAGAGACACCATGCCGAATACGCAAGAATTACAGGACCTGGTAGTACAGGTAAGAAGGGATATTTTAAGAATGGTGCACAAGGTAAATTCCGGACACCCCGGGGGATCTTTGGGCTGTACCGAATTTCTTGTTGCCCTCTACAACGACATTATGGATTTAAAAGATGGTTTTGATATGGATGGAATCGGAGAAGACCTTTTCTTCTTG
It includes:
- the tgt gene encoding tRNA guanosine(34) transglycosylase Tgt, with product MDFTLLQTDSKTKARAGKLETDHGTIQTPIFMPVGTVATVKGVHQRELRDEINPDIILGNTYHLYLRPKTTILKEAGGLHKFMGWDRPILTDSGGYQVYSLSDNRKIKEEGVKFKSHIDGSNHFFTPENVMEIQRTIGADIIMAFDECTPYPCDYQYAKRSMHMTHRWLDRCINHLEKLPYSYDYTQSFFPIVQGSTYKDLRKQSAEYIASVGAEGNAIGGLSVGEPAEEMYEMAELVCDILPEDKPRYLMGVGTPINILENIALGVDMFDCVMPTRNARNGMLFTAHGTINIKNKKWENDFSPIDEMGITYVDTEYSKAYLRHLFAANEYLGKQIATVHNLGFYLWLVRTARERILAGDFLEWKTKMVRQMDKRL